The window TGCTCCCAGGCATTGCTCCTACCGGTCGCGCGGTGGAAGTCCCGACGGTGGCGATCGTCAAGTTTGAAGGCGACAAATTAGTGCACGAGCATATCTATTGGGATCAGGCTTCGGTTCTGGTCCAGCTCGGCCTGCTCGATCCTCACGGACTGCCTGTGGCTGGTGTGGAGACCGCTTACAAGGTTCTGGATAAGTCTTTGCCGAGCAATGGCCTGATGGAGCGCTGGCGGGAGAGCGAAGGGAAGCCTATCTGATGGTGTGATCGGTAGGCGACGTTGTGAAGGAGTCGGTTTGGGTGTGAATAGAGACTGTACTGCAACAGATTTGGACGAGTCGGCTGAGAACGCGGCGTTGATTCATCGTAGAAAAGGGCGCAGGAGTACAGG is drawn from Edaphobacter lichenicola and contains these coding sequences:
- a CDS encoding ester cyclase; this encodes MATMVSQPYVNHIPTMTGGVGHDQLKRFYAYHFIPDNPPDFRLTPVSLTVGSDTIVDEFIVHFTHTRTMDWMLPGIAPTGRAVEVPTVAIVKFEGDKLVHEHIYWDQASVLVQLGLLDPHGLPVAGVETAYKVLDKSLPSNGLMERWRESEGKPI